A stretch of DNA from Clostridium sp. JN-9:
ATTCATATTATTTAACGCACCTAAACCAATAAAGGCATATTCTACACCTTCTTTATAAAGCTTTGGTAATACATTATCGTCGCCTATTATGGGAATGTTTAATACACTTCCTTTAATGCTTTTATCAGTTATGCCTGCTATCTCATATTTATTTGTACTCTTTATAATATCTATGATAACCTTGCAGTGTCCGCCTGCACCTAAAATAACTATTTTCCTCATAAAGTTTTCCTCTTTAATATGTAAGTTTCTTTCTTAATAGTTTTTTATCTATATTAATGGATTTTAATACATTTGCTATACGCTTGCTTACATTTCCATCGCCATATACATTTTTTATACTGTTTAAGCTTTCCTTAAAATTTTTATCATATAATGCCTTGTTGACAGCATCTGTTATTTCCTCTTTATTATATTCTACATCTATAATATTTTTATTTCTTAATCTTCCTTTTTGCCTGTCACCTATATTAACCACTGGAATCTTAAAAATAGGTGACTCAATTATTCCGCTTGATGAGTTTCCTATCATTACACTTGCATATTTTAATAAGCTTAAGTATCTCTTCTGACCAAGGCTGTAAAATATATATGAATTTTTATTCTGCTTTACAAAATCATTAATTTTATCAATAATAATCCTGCTCCCAAAATCAGCATTAGGATATGTAAATATATACTTTGCATCAAACTCTTTTATTGCTGCAAGCAAATTGTCAATTTGATTATCTACATTATCAAAGTCTAAAGTAACTGGATGAAATGTTATTAAAAATACCGGCTTATCAAAAGAAATGTCTATTTCCTTTTCCAATTGGGGTTTTTCTAAAAGTTTTAATCTTTTTATATTCTCAATTCCTGCCTGACCAACATTATAAACTCTCCATGGTTCCTCCCCCATTTTTATTATTCTTTCTTTATAATACTCTGCTCCCGAAAAGTGTATATGTGCCATCTTGGTAATAGCATGTCTTATTTGCTCATCTACAGCACCTTCTGTTGATTCCCCGCCATTCATATGGGCAATAGGTATATTCATCATCATAGCACAGACTGCAGCAATAAATGTTTCATATCTATCACCCAGTATAAGTAAAATATCAGGCTTTAGTCTGTCAAAGCACTGAGCCATTTGAATTAATTCGATTCCCATAGATTTTGCAATAGAACTTTTTTTCTCTGAATTTATAATCATATCTATTTCTTCATCAATTAAGAATCCATCCTTTTTTATTTGCTCTACTGTATAACCATATTCTTTTACTAAATGGTTTCCCGTTACCACAAGCTGAAGCTGCAAATCTTTATCATTTTGTATTTCCTTCATTGTCCAGTACAAAAGTCCATATTCAGATCTGGTCCCAGTAACAACTGCAATTTTTCTCAAGTGTAACACCTACTTTACTTTGTCAAGACATATTAATTCATCAATACCAATGTCACAGACAGCTTTCTTACCTATAATTTTATCTGCAAATTTTGGACTTACTCCAGTTCCCGGCCTTTTAAAAGAAACATTTTCATAAGAAAGCACTTCCCCCTTAGCAATATTTCTGCCTGCTACAATGCTTTTTCTCGCAATTCTCTTTGCATCTTCTTCACTTTTATTACATTTTTTTATTCCATCTCCAAGTGCCTTCTCAATGTTTCTAATGCTGCTTACCATTTTTTTAAACTCAGGTGGATTTAATGATGCTTTATGGTCTGGTCCTTCCATATTTTTGTCTAAAGTAAAATGTTTTTCTATTATTGATGCTCCCATAGCTGCAGCTGCAATAGGTACTTCTATTCCTAATGTATGATCTGAATAACCCACTGGTAATTTAAAGTCATTTTTCATAGTAATCATGGCATTTAAATTTACATCATCATAATTAGCGGGGTAATTAGATGTACAATGAAGTAAAGTAATTTCATTATTCCCTATATTTCTTATTGCTTCCACAGCCATTTCTACCTCTCCCAGGTTTGCCATGCCTGTAGATACTATCATAGGTTTATTTAACTTGGCTATATATTTTAAAAAGGGTATATTAGTCAAGTCACCTGAACTAATTTTATAAATTGGAATTTCAAGTTTCTCAAGTAAATCCACACTCCTAAAATCAAAGGGAGTGCTTATAAACATTATTCTCTTTTCTTCACAATACTTTTTAAGAATAATATGATCATCAAATGATAATTCCAATTTTTTCAGCATTTCATACTGGCTCCCACTGCCTGTGTTTTTCTTTTGATATTGTGCTTTTGGAGCATCCTTTGTAACGAGGCTTTCAGCTTTAAAACTCTGAAACTTTATTGCATCAGCTCCTGCTTCTAATGCAGCATCTATAAGCTTCTTTGCTGTGTATATATCACCATTATGATTAACTCCAGCCTCTGCAATTATAAATATATGATTACTATTTATCATTATTTTTCTCCTTCATAAGAAACTCCGCAAACTTAAAATCCGTTAAGTCATCAATATCAATAGCTGATTTTCTATCCATTACATAAGCTAATGTTTTATCAGTATACCAGTTTTTATTTTTCACTAAAATCTCTGTTTTTGCAATATATATAGCTCCGTTAAGTCTGTAAATTACTGGAGTATCCTGTCTCCTGGCGTAAAATGGAGAACCTTTTAAGAAGTCCTTCATAAATCCTTTTTCTATTGTTTTCATCCAAAAAGGACTTACCTCACTTTCGCACACACTAACAATTGAATCTGCATCTTCATTAATCAATTTTTCAATAGCTTCATCTATTTGATGAGCCTGTCTAAATGGAGATGTACACTGAAGGCAAATTATATAATCATAATTATCACCTTGATCCTGATGCCATTTAACTGAATAAAGTATAGGACCTATTCCAGGGGTACTATCCATTGCTAATTCCTTTGGACGCATAAGAGGTATATCATTACCATATGCTCTACTTAAATCAGCGATTTCTTTATCTTCAGTTGATACTATTACTTTGTCAATATATCTGCTTTTTAAAGCTTCCTCTATAGTATAGTACAATAATGGCTTCCCATTTAAGCTTTTTATATTTTTTCTTGGAATACCCTTGGAACCGCCTCTTGCTGGTATTATAGCAAGCATTTTTTTATTGTTTATCATTGCTTTCACCTGCTTTGTCTGAACAGATTAAATCATAAATATCTTTATTTGCCTTATTATAATCCTCAATTTTCCCAATATCCATCCAGTAATCCTTTATCTCATAACTGCCAACTTTCCTGCCGTTCTTTATACAGATATTAATCAAATCTGTTATTTCAAAATACTGGTTATCTGGTATTAGATTTATTATATCCGGTTTCAAGCAATACACCCCGCCATTAATTAAATATTCTACAACTGGCTTTTCTTTTAATTGTTTAATATTGTTTTTTTCAGCATCAATAACTCCATAAGGTATTTGGAAAGCGTGTCTTATAGTTCCAACTGTAATATCATAATTATTTTCTATATGAAAGTTCATCATATTCTCAACATTTAAATTGGTAAATATATCACCATTTATAACAAAAAAAGGTGTATCTATATATTCTCTGGCAAGCTTAATTCCTCCAGCTGTACCAAGCCTTTTGGTTTCTTTTATATAATTTATTTTAACACCATATGAAAATCCGTCCTGAAAGTAATTCTCTATTATTTCAGATTTATAGTTCACAGAAAGTAAAATTTTGTTATAGCCATATTGTTTAAAGTTATTTATTATATGCTGAAGCATAGGGTCTTGTCCAACT
This window harbors:
- a CDS encoding acylneuraminate cytidylyltransferase family protein; amino-acid sequence: MINNKKMLAIIPARGGSKGIPRKNIKSLNGKPLLYYTIEEALKSRYIDKVIVSTEDKEIADLSRAYGNDIPLMRPKELAMDSTPGIGPILYSVKWHQDQGDNYDYIICLQCTSPFRQAHQIDEAIEKLINEDADSIVSVCESEVSPFWMKTIEKGFMKDFLKGSPFYARRQDTPVIYRLNGAIYIAKTEILVKNKNWYTDKTLAYVMDRKSAIDIDDLTDFKFAEFLMKEKNNDK
- the neuC gene encoding UDP-N-acetylglucosamine 2-epimerase gives rise to the protein MRKIAVVTGTRSEYGLLYWTMKEIQNDKDLQLQLVVTGNHLVKEYGYTVEQIKKDGFLIDEEIDMIINSEKKSSIAKSMGIELIQMAQCFDRLKPDILLILGDRYETFIAAVCAMMMNIPIAHMNGGESTEGAVDEQIRHAITKMAHIHFSGAEYYKERIIKMGEEPWRVYNVGQAGIENIKRLKLLEKPQLEKEIDISFDKPVFLITFHPVTLDFDNVDNQIDNLLAAIKEFDAKYIFTYPNADFGSRIIIDKINDFVKQNKNSYIFYSLGQKRYLSLLKYASVMIGNSSSGIIESPIFKIPVVNIGDRQKGRLRNKNIIDVEYNKEEITDAVNKALYDKNFKESLNSIKNVYGDGNVSKRIANVLKSINIDKKLLRKKLTY
- a CDS encoding nucleotidyltransferase family protein, producing MKNNINKLFVYEKYSIRQALQCIDTGARGIALLVNKDKTLVGTITDGDIRRAILKGTSLEDSVEKVAHFNPVSVNQSMTREEIKDIFIKKAVKDIPIVDDNNRVIDLISINDILLPEGKKNPVIIMAGGLGTRLKNLTKEIPKPMLKVGQDPMLQHIINNFKQYGYNKILLSVNYKSEIIENYFQDGFSYGVKINYIKETKRLGTAGGIKLAREYIDTPFFVINGDIFTNLNVENMMNFHIENNYDITVGTIRHAFQIPYGVIDAEKNNIKQLKEKPVVEYLINGGVYCLKPDIINLIPDNQYFEITDLINICIKNGRKVGSYEIKDYWMDIGKIEDYNKANKDIYDLICSDKAGESNDKQ
- the neuB gene encoding N-acetylneuraminate synthase codes for the protein MINSNHIFIIAEAGVNHNGDIYTAKKLIDAALEAGADAIKFQSFKAESLVTKDAPKAQYQKKNTGSGSQYEMLKKLELSFDDHIILKKYCEEKRIMFISTPFDFRSVDLLEKLEIPIYKISSGDLTNIPFLKYIAKLNKPMIVSTGMANLGEVEMAVEAIRNIGNNEITLLHCTSNYPANYDDVNLNAMITMKNDFKLPVGYSDHTLGIEVPIAAAAMGASIIEKHFTLDKNMEGPDHKASLNPPEFKKMVSSIRNIEKALGDGIKKCNKSEEDAKRIARKSIVAGRNIAKGEVLSYENVSFKRPGTGVSPKFADKIIGKKAVCDIGIDELICLDKVK